One Gossypium raimondii isolate GPD5lz chromosome 3, ASM2569854v1, whole genome shotgun sequence genomic window carries:
- the LOC105794442 gene encoding uncharacterized protein At1g66480, with product MGNSLGGKKMTKVMKINGETMKLKTPVRAEQVVKDYPGHVLLESEAVKHFGIRAKPLQSHQNLEPKRLYFLVELPEAPKERVPRRVRSGINMSAKDRLESLMLSRRSVSDLTLMKPIIAIPEEENEEEGGGSESGAMRVKMRLPKSQVERLIKESLNEREAAEKIMQLCVANTGNSSRAEADKQPQLHWKASHGSIGDGFKAREKRVSFMAMNEGGSQIAVTS from the exons ATGGGGAATAGCTTGGGAGGGAAAAAGATGACCAAAGTGATGAAAATAAACGGGGAAACAATGAAGTTGAAGACCCCAGTGAGAGCAGAGCAAGTGGTGAAAGATTATCCAGGGCATGTACTGTTAGAATCCGAAGCCGTTAAGCATTTCGGGATTCGAGCAAAGCCATTGCAGTCGCATCAAAACTTGGAGCCCAAGAGGCTTTACTTCTTGGTAGAGTTGCCAGAGGCTCCCAAAGAGAGAGTTCCGAGAAGGGTCCGGTCGGGAATAAACATGAGTGCTAAAGACAGGCTGGAAAGCTTGATGCTATCGAGGAGATCCGTGTCGGATCTTACACTCATGAAACCCATAATTGCGATCCCCGAGGAGGAGAATGAAGAGGAAGGAGGAGGGTCGGAGAGTGGAGCAATGAGGGTAAAAATGAGGCTTCCCAAGTCCCAAGTTGAGAGATTGATCAAAGAAAGTCTAAATGAGAGAGAGGCAGCAGAGAAAATCATGCAACTTTGTGTGGCAAACACCGGGAACAGCTCACGTGCTGAAGCTGATAAGCAGCCGCAACTGCATTGGAAAGCCAGCCATGGAAGCATCGGAGATGGTTTCAAGGCTCGTGAG AAACGGGTGAGTTTCATGGCAATGAATGAAGGAGGGAGCCAAATAGCAGTGACATcttaa